Proteins encoded together in one Argiope bruennichi chromosome 1, qqArgBrue1.1, whole genome shotgun sequence window:
- the LOC129978143 gene encoding sterol O-acyltransferase 1-like: MYAILKSRTVAMLSVFMLSAIVHEYIVAISLRFIFPPLFTLFYIAGIIFIFMTRRRTSNFWNFFLWFTLLLGYGLLLVFYSLEMSARINCPRILDSWLDYAVPRFLHCNVISFPV; this comes from the exons ATGTACGCT attttgaaaagcaGAACTGTTGCTATGTTGTCAGTTTTTATGCTATCTGCAATTGTTCACGAATATATCGTAGCCATTTCTCTCAGATTTATATTCCCTcctttattcacattattttacATAGCTGGTA ttatattcatttttatgactcGAAGAAGAACCTCAAACTTCTGGAACTTTTTCCTTTGGTTTACTTTGTTGCTAGGATATGGACTTTTACTAGTTTTCTACTCTTTGGAAATGTCTGCCAGGATCAACTGCCCGAGGATTTTA GATTCTTGGCTAGACTATGCAGTTCCTCGGTTTCTCCATTGCAATGTGATATCTTTCCCAGTTTAG